One Nostoc punctiforme PCC 73102 DNA window includes the following coding sequences:
- the gcvP gene encoding aminomethyl-transferring glycine dehydrogenase, with the protein MVLNAPILKSNEQQVLNQKSQKLSSFAPRHIGPNSDDIQQMLKVLGFPSLDALIDKTVPQTIRLKQPLKLPEAESEYAALASLKKIAAKNQVFRSYIGMGYYDTITPLVIGRNILENPGWYTAYTPYQPEIAQGRLEALLNFQTLIIDLTGLEIANASLLDEATAAAEAMSLSYGVSKNQANAYFVSHDCHPQTIDVLQTRAKPLGINIIVGDHQTFDFDRAIFGAVLQYPASDGTIYDYRAFIEKAHAKGALVTVAADPLSLTLLTPPGEFGADIAVGSTQRFGIPLGFGGPHAAYFATKEEYKRLVPGRIVGVSKDAQGKPALRLALQTREQHIRREKATSNICTAQVLLAVMASMYAVYHGPDGLKQIAENIHQLTLMLAAGLKHLGYKISSEHFFDTLRVELGTRSLEVILEACQARNINLRIFDDTAVGISVDETTTADDLIELFEIFAAPDSLLFGFKEIGDLIAARRKSSLQNSTFARTSNYLTHPVFNRYHSETELLRYLHKLESKDLSLTTSMIPLGSCTMKLNATAEMIPVTWEEFGKIHPFAPASQTQGYQILFQQLEAWLAEITGFAGISLQPNAGSQGEYAGLLVIRQYHENRGEAHRNVCLIPTSAHGTNPASAVMCGMKVVAVACDSQGNIDVDDLKAKAEKHSHELAALMVTYPSTHGVFEEPIQEICAVVHSHGGQVYMDGANMNAQVGICRPGDIGADVCHLNLHKTFCIPHGGGGPGMGPIGVASHLVPFLPGHPVVTINDSTQHSHIGAVAAAPWGSASILVISWMYIAMMGADGLTQATKVAILNANYIAKKLESYYPVLYQGKNGLVAHECILDLRSLKKSAAIEIDDVAKRLMDYGFHAPTVSWPVGGTIMVEPTESESKQELDRFCDALIAIRQEIAEIEVGKVDAQDNVLKNAPHTAESLITGEWQHPYSREQAAYPAPWTREYKFWPAVGRIDAAFGDRNFVCSCLPMDAYSS; encoded by the coding sequence GTGGTATTGAACGCCCCTATTCTCAAATCGAATGAGCAGCAAGTGCTGAATCAAAAAAGTCAAAAATTAAGTAGTTTTGCGCCAAGACACATTGGCCCTAACTCCGACGACATCCAGCAAATGCTTAAGGTTTTGGGATTTCCCAGCCTGGATGCCCTAATTGACAAAACAGTTCCCCAGACAATCCGCCTGAAGCAACCGCTAAAGTTACCAGAAGCCGAAAGTGAGTATGCAGCACTGGCATCCTTAAAAAAAATTGCTGCTAAAAATCAGGTTTTCCGCTCATATATCGGTATGGGATATTACGACACTATTACCCCGCTTGTAATTGGGCGTAACATCTTAGAAAATCCAGGTTGGTATACTGCTTACACTCCTTATCAACCAGAAATTGCCCAAGGACGACTGGAAGCGCTACTAAATTTCCAAACCCTGATTATTGATCTTACAGGTTTGGAAATCGCCAATGCTTCGTTACTAGATGAAGCCACAGCCGCAGCTGAAGCAATGAGTCTAAGCTATGGTGTCTCCAAAAATCAGGCAAATGCCTATTTTGTCTCTCATGACTGCCATCCCCAAACTATTGACGTGTTACAAACACGTGCTAAACCATTAGGGATTAATATCATTGTCGGCGATCATCAAACATTTGATTTTGATCGAGCAATTTTTGGGGCTGTTTTGCAATACCCTGCAAGTGATGGCACCATTTACGACTACCGCGCTTTTATAGAAAAAGCCCATGCTAAGGGTGCATTGGTGACGGTAGCAGCAGATCCTTTAAGTTTAACTTTGCTCACCCCTCCTGGGGAATTTGGCGCTGATATTGCTGTGGGCAGCACCCAGCGTTTCGGTATTCCGTTGGGGTTTGGGGGACCTCATGCGGCATACTTTGCTACGAAGGAAGAGTATAAGCGGCTGGTTCCAGGGCGAATTGTAGGAGTATCAAAAGATGCTCAAGGTAAGCCTGCATTACGTCTTGCGTTGCAAACCCGCGAACAGCACATCCGCCGCGAGAAAGCTACTAGTAATATTTGTACTGCACAGGTGCTACTGGCGGTAATGGCGAGTATGTACGCCGTCTATCATGGGCCAGATGGACTTAAGCAAATTGCGGAGAATATCCACCAGCTAACTTTAATGTTGGCAGCAGGACTAAAGCATCTGGGTTACAAAATTAGTTCTGAACATTTCTTTGATACACTGCGAGTAGAATTGGGAACACGCAGCCTAGAGGTAATTCTCGAAGCTTGTCAAGCACGGAATATTAACCTGCGGATTTTTGATGACACTGCCGTTGGTATCTCTGTAGATGAAACAACTACAGCAGATGATTTAATAGAGCTTTTCGAGATTTTTGCAGCACCTGATAGTCTATTGTTCGGTTTTAAAGAAATTGGAGACTTAATTGCAGCACGGCGCAAATCATCTCTACAAAACTCAACCTTTGCCCGCACCAGTAACTATCTTACCCATCCTGTATTTAACCGTTATCACTCAGAAACTGAGTTGTTGCGTTATCTGCACAAGCTGGAAAGCAAGGACTTGTCGCTAACGACATCGATGATTCCTTTGGGTTCTTGCACAATGAAGTTGAATGCAACTGCTGAAATGATTCCGGTAACTTGGGAAGAATTTGGCAAGATTCATCCATTTGCCCCTGCGTCGCAAACTCAGGGTTATCAAATCCTATTCCAGCAACTTGAGGCATGGTTAGCTGAAATTACCGGGTTTGCCGGAATTTCTCTGCAACCAAATGCTGGTTCTCAGGGTGAATATGCTGGACTTTTAGTAATTCGTCAATATCACGAAAATCGGGGTGAAGCACACCGCAATGTTTGTTTGATTCCTACCTCGGCACACGGGACAAACCCAGCAAGTGCGGTAATGTGTGGGATGAAGGTGGTGGCAGTTGCCTGTGACTCACAAGGTAATATTGACGTTGATGACTTGAAGGCAAAGGCAGAAAAACACAGCCATGAACTCGCCGCCTTAATGGTGACATATCCCTCAACTCACGGTGTGTTTGAGGAACCAATTCAGGAAATCTGCGCTGTTGTCCATAGTCATGGCGGACAAGTTTACATGGATGGGGCAAATATGAATGCCCAAGTGGGAATTTGCCGTCCTGGAGATATTGGCGCGGATGTCTGCCATTTAAACTTGCACAAAACCTTCTGTATTCCTCATGGTGGCGGTGGCCCTGGTATGGGGCCCATTGGGGTAGCCTCTCATCTTGTGCCTTTTCTACCCGGACATCCTGTTGTTACTATCAACGACTCAACTCAGCACTCACATATTGGTGCTGTGGCGGCTGCGCCTTGGGGTAGTGCAAGTATCTTGGTGATTTCTTGGATGTACATCGCCATGATGGGTGCAGATGGTTTAACCCAAGCTACTAAAGTGGCGATTCTCAACGCTAACTACATTGCGAAAAAACTAGAATCGTACTATCCGGTTTTGTATCAGGGGAAAAATGGTCTAGTTGCCCATGAATGTATTTTAGATTTGCGATCGCTCAAAAAATCAGCTGCGATCGAAATCGATGATGTCGCCAAGCGTCTCATGGATTATGGTTTCCATGCGCCGACTGTCTCCTGGCCTGTAGGGGGTACAATCATGGTGGAACCTACAGAAAGTGAATCTAAGCAAGAGTTGGATCGTTTCTGTGATGCGTTGATTGCTATTCGCCAAGAAATTGCCGAAATAGAAGTTGGCAAGGTGGATGCTCAAGATAATGTTTTGAAGAACGCACCCCACACTGCCGAAAGTCTCATCACCGGAGAATGGCAGCATCCCTATTCTCGTGAACAAGCTGCCTATCCTGCACCTTGGACTCGTGAGTATAAATTCTGGCCTGCTGTCGGTCGCATTGATGCAGCTTTTGGCGATCGGAATTTTGTTTGCTCATGTCTGCCAATGGATGCTTATTCCTCATAA
- the gcvH gene encoding glycine cleavage system protein GcvH, with product MSFEYPQDFRYLDSHEYVRIDGEIATIGITEFAVHELGDIVFLELPEIGDALTRGENFGTIESVKAVEELNSPVTGTVIERNEALINSPEEVSEDPYGEGWFLKVRVNDPGEIEDALTADEYRAQVEGE from the coding sequence ATGTCTTTTGAATATCCTCAAGATTTTAGATACCTCGATTCTCATGAATACGTTCGAATAGATGGCGAAATTGCCACTATTGGCATTACTGAGTTTGCCGTACATGAATTGGGTGATATCGTCTTTTTGGAACTGCCAGAAATTGGCGATGCTCTTACCAGGGGAGAAAACTTTGGCACAATTGAATCAGTGAAAGCCGTTGAAGAACTGAATTCACCAGTCACAGGCACTGTTATAGAACGCAATGAAGCCTTAATTAATTCTCCTGAAGAAGTTTCAGAAGACCCCTATGGTGAGGGATGGTTTTTGAAAGTGCGCGTCAATGACCCTGGTGAAATTGAGGATGCCTTGACAGCAGATGAGTATCGTGCACAGGTGGAAGGCGAGTAA